One segment of Streptomyces sp. XD-27 DNA contains the following:
- a CDS encoding helix-turn-helix transcriptional regulator, whose protein sequence is MGLAERRKALGYSQEKLAELLGVDRTTVGRWEGGRIKPQPPQRRSLAIALEVSLTELDALLTQPRAASHEEAGQQSSDHPGVGDPDEMIRREFLRILTVSGALTALPLDEAEALTDGVRRGAPADFTRMNNHLWQVYQLARSKGSVYPIVRDQLSTLNEALADTRGNSRPLLNAAADLFQLAGEVAFDANRYTDAAASYSLAASVSKDAEAFDLWACALARHAYVDMSEHRYRQAAQILGAAERLAKRGDSILATRHWVAAVQAEAYAGIGDLDACERALDDAEQVRELSTDGTNGGWLRFDGTRLAEERGARYVQLGRLDLAEETLKKALAQTALASGQSYRRRGAVLTDLAAVGAKRRDPEQVVAYGREAIRLAQASSSGYIARRLQALCDEFGPLSRDRRVAELGAEIATLSTP, encoded by the coding sequence ATGGGACTGGCGGAACGACGCAAGGCCCTGGGCTACAGTCAGGAGAAATTGGCCGAGTTACTCGGCGTGGACCGCACAACGGTCGGACGCTGGGAGGGCGGCAGGATCAAACCTCAGCCACCCCAGCGACGGAGCTTGGCCATCGCCCTCGAAGTCAGCCTCACCGAGCTTGACGCCCTCCTGACGCAGCCACGAGCAGCCAGCCATGAGGAAGCAGGGCAGCAGTCCAGTGACCACCCAGGCGTGGGAGACCCCGACGAAATGATCCGCCGCGAATTCCTCCGCATCCTCACAGTCAGCGGGGCCCTGACCGCCTTGCCGCTGGATGAGGCAGAAGCCCTCACCGACGGAGTGCGCAGGGGCGCGCCCGCCGACTTCACGCGGATGAACAACCACCTCTGGCAGGTCTACCAGCTAGCCCGCTCCAAAGGCTCCGTCTATCCCATCGTCCGCGACCAGCTATCGACGCTGAACGAAGCCCTGGCGGATACCCGAGGCAACTCCCGCCCGCTCCTGAACGCAGCAGCCGACCTCTTCCAACTGGCCGGAGAGGTCGCCTTCGACGCGAACCGATACACCGACGCGGCAGCGTCGTACTCCTTGGCGGCGTCCGTCAGCAAGGACGCCGAAGCCTTCGACCTGTGGGCCTGCGCCCTCGCGCGCCACGCCTACGTGGACATGTCCGAGCACCGCTACCGCCAGGCGGCGCAGATCCTTGGAGCGGCGGAGAGACTGGCCAAGCGGGGAGACAGCATCCTCGCCACCCGGCATTGGGTCGCCGCCGTCCAGGCCGAGGCGTACGCCGGCATTGGCGACCTGGACGCCTGTGAGCGCGCGCTGGACGACGCGGAGCAGGTGAGGGAGCTGAGCACGGACGGCACCAACGGGGGCTGGCTGCGCTTCGACGGGACGCGGTTGGCCGAGGAACGGGGAGCGCGCTACGTACAGCTTGGCCGCCTCGACCTGGCGGAAGAGACCCTGAAGAAGGCGCTGGCCCAGACCGCCCTTGCCTCCGGGCAGTCGTACCGGCGCAGGGGCGCCGTCCTGACCGATCTTGCCGCTGTCGGGGCGAAGCGGCGTGACCCTGAACAAGTCGTCGCATACGGGCGGGAAGCCATTCGGTTGGCCCAAGCATCATCGTCCGGGTACATCGCCCGTAGACTCCAAGCCCTGTGCGATGAGTTCGGCCCTCTGAGCAGGGACCGCCGGGTAGCGGAGCTGGGGGCGGAGATCGCCACGCTGAGCACGCCGTGA
- a CDS encoding lasso peptide biosynthesis B2 protein: protein MGEEAVRVPVPTRYTRTALAASVGVVVNYRTGTTVVLTGDSLSRWLDSLEHSEAPAPVTVRASEISWGTSESSARLDTPAAPLWPWRVAATALLVTTLAARQLGRERTRFGRLVRLAEAGRSLPPPTREHASLAVRSVRWAARVLPARVACLEESAAAALLLAVGGRGGAWRHGVATDPIRMHAWICDSHGQPVEEPVQTGDYSPINGSEPTPKRYR from the coding sequence ATGGGAGAAGAGGCCGTGAGGGTACCTGTCCCTACTCGGTACACCCGTACCGCACTCGCCGCATCGGTGGGCGTGGTCGTCAACTACCGGACCGGCACGACGGTGGTCCTTACCGGCGACTCCCTGAGCCGCTGGCTCGATTCGCTGGAGCACAGCGAAGCCCCGGCACCGGTGACTGTTCGCGCCTCCGAGATCTCATGGGGAACCAGCGAGTCGTCCGCCCGTTTGGATACCCCCGCAGCGCCTCTGTGGCCATGGCGTGTCGCTGCGACGGCGCTTCTGGTCACCACCCTCGCGGCGCGTCAGCTCGGGAGAGAACGAACGCGGTTCGGCCGTCTGGTACGTCTCGCAGAAGCGGGCCGTAGCCTCCCGCCCCCGACCCGCGAACATGCGAGTCTGGCGGTGAGGTCGGTCAGATGGGCCGCGCGTGTTCTCCCCGCTCGCGTCGCGTGTCTGGAGGAGTCGGCGGCTGCCGCCTTGCTGTTGGCAGTAGGCGGTCGCGGGGGAGCTTGGCGCCATGGCGTCGCCACAGACCCGATACGCATGCATGCGTGGATCTGCGACAGTCATGGTCAGCCTGTCGAAGAACCCGTTCAGACTGGTGACTACTCGCCCATCAATGGGTCAGAGCCAACGCCGAAGAGGTATAGATGA
- a CDS encoding albusnodin/ikarugamycin family macrolactam cyclase, with the protein MRWFGGALASSGTPPMPMGARALWREPEVWSVETTVRLAECEGGRRLAVFGPCGAMDTELARLVRCTDLREFDAAATAWSGSYALALDDRGDSLTLWADPAGSCPLYVAEIDGTHVWASSSLALASLLGSRPDTAWLAAHLADPTAWTPGLSAWTGIEQVPPGHRWTVPRDGAPFSAPYWRPVSSTWSEAVYRLRSDLADSVLIRVNGREVSSDLSGGLDSSTLAAHAAQCGPVLGVTFHPKGRESGGDADHARIVAHAFPSIRHVFMALGREHLPFTDLDALVLTDEPAPSAVTIAQLYSQFALLTAEGVSVHLTGDGGDSLFMPPPVHLADLARSGRLLRLARDAQSWGRLHRSSPWRVVAAACKAPARLGNVSVAKPWLTHHAATLAESVVSTDASADRLGYADRHLLNESRYVGRTAATENQLAAAYGIEMHNPFTDARVLEAVMAAPSSERWSAQRYKPLLSDAVADLLPEDVLRRGSKGLFAVDHHHGLRANQTRVLELTAGHLADLGLVRPAVLRSLLRRAALGIDIPWGLIEPLLGTELWLRTTDTATARVRWEKRP; encoded by the coding sequence ATGCGTTGGTTCGGTGGGGCTCTCGCCTCGTCTGGCACGCCCCCGATGCCTATGGGCGCGCGGGCCCTGTGGCGGGAGCCGGAGGTCTGGTCCGTTGAAACAACGGTGCGCCTGGCGGAGTGCGAAGGCGGGCGACGGCTGGCGGTGTTCGGTCCATGCGGAGCGATGGATACGGAGCTGGCCCGGCTGGTTCGCTGTACAGACCTGCGGGAGTTCGACGCGGCGGCGACCGCCTGGTCTGGCTCCTACGCGCTCGCCTTGGACGATCGTGGAGACTCGCTCACCCTGTGGGCCGATCCGGCGGGCTCATGCCCTCTCTACGTGGCCGAGATCGATGGCACACACGTGTGGGCCTCCAGCTCACTGGCGCTTGCGTCCCTGCTGGGGAGTCGGCCGGACACCGCTTGGCTGGCGGCTCACCTTGCGGACCCAACCGCGTGGACGCCGGGGCTGTCGGCCTGGACCGGTATTGAGCAGGTACCCCCAGGGCATCGGTGGACGGTTCCACGAGACGGAGCGCCCTTCTCGGCGCCCTACTGGAGGCCGGTCTCCTCCACCTGGTCCGAGGCGGTGTACAGGCTCCGCAGCGACCTGGCGGACAGCGTCCTCATCCGCGTGAACGGGCGGGAGGTCTCGTCAGATCTGTCCGGTGGCCTGGACTCAAGCACCCTCGCGGCGCACGCCGCACAGTGCGGCCCGGTACTGGGAGTGACGTTCCACCCCAAGGGCCGGGAGTCGGGCGGAGACGCGGACCACGCACGCATCGTGGCACATGCCTTCCCGTCCATAAGGCACGTCTTCATGGCCTTGGGGCGGGAGCATCTGCCGTTCACAGACCTGGATGCCCTGGTACTCACGGATGAGCCAGCACCATCCGCTGTGACGATCGCCCAGCTCTATTCGCAGTTCGCCCTGTTGACCGCTGAGGGCGTGTCCGTGCACCTGACCGGCGATGGGGGCGATTCCCTGTTCATGCCGCCTCCGGTGCACCTCGCGGATCTCGCGCGCTCTGGCCGACTGCTACGTCTGGCCCGAGATGCCCAGTCATGGGGCCGCCTTCACCGTTCGAGCCCCTGGCGTGTCGTGGCCGCAGCCTGCAAGGCACCCGCTCGGCTGGGCAACGTCTCCGTAGCGAAGCCTTGGCTCACCCATCACGCGGCCACGCTGGCCGAGTCGGTTGTCTCGACAGACGCGAGTGCGGACCGCTTGGGTTATGCCGATCGCCACCTCCTGAACGAATCCCGCTACGTCGGCCGCACTGCCGCGACGGAGAACCAGCTCGCTGCCGCGTACGGGATCGAGATGCACAACCCGTTCACGGATGCCCGGGTGTTGGAAGCCGTGATGGCTGCTCCCTCGTCGGAGCGCTGGTCCGCCCAGCGGTACAAGCCGCTGCTGAGCGATGCGGTCGCTGATCTCCTGCCCGAGGATGTGTTGCGGCGCGGCTCCAAGGGACTGTTCGCGGTCGATCATCACCACGGGCTCCGCGCCAACCAGACCCGCGTCCTGGAACTCACGGCTGGCCATCTGGCTGACCTTGGCCTGGTGCGCCCGGCGGTCCTGCGCTCGCTTCTTCGCCGGGCAGCACTCGGTATCGACATCCCCTGGGGGCTGATCGAACCGCTTCTCGGCACCGAACTGTGGCTTCGCACTACCGACACCGCAACCGCGAGGGTTCGATGGGAGAAGAGGCCGTGA
- a CDS encoding albusnodin family lasso peptide — MEDRSQLDTEPVEEVVSLEDATLLTKGNTDTSVENKRSPYGA, encoded by the coding sequence ATGGAGGACCGCTCTCAGCTCGACACCGAGCCGGTTGAGGAGGTCGTGAGCCTGGAGGACGCGACGCTCCTGACGAAGGGCAACACCGACACCAGCGTGGAGAACAAGCGCTCGCCCTACGGGGCCTAG